From Eubalaena glacialis isolate mEubGla1 chromosome 5, mEubGla1.1.hap2.+ XY, whole genome shotgun sequence, one genomic window encodes:
- the LOC133092267 gene encoding lupus La protein homolog: MAENGDNEKMAALEAKICHQIEYYFGDFNLPRDKFLKEQIKLDEGWVPLEIMIKFNRLNRLTTDFNVIVEALSKSKAELMEISEDKTKIRRSPSKPLPEVTDEYKNDVKNRSVYIKGFPIDATLDDIKEWLEDKGQVLNIQMRRTLHKAFKGSIFAVFDTIESAKKFVETPGQKYKDTDLLILFKEDYFAKKNEERKQNKIEAKLRAKQEQEEKQKLAENAEMKSLEEKIGCLLKFSGDLDDQTCREDLHILFSNHGEIKWIDFVRGAKEGIILFKEKAKEALDKAKDANNGNLQLRNKEVTWEVLEGDVEKEALKKIIEDQQESLNKWKSKGRRFKGKGKGNKAAQIGSAKGKVQFQGKKTKFDRDDEHDENGASRPVKRAREETDKEEPASKQQKTENGAGDQ; this comes from the coding sequence atggcagaaaatggtGATAATGAAAAAATGGCTGCTCTGGAGGCCAAAATCTGTCATCAAATCGAGTATTATTTTGGTGACTTCAATTTGCCACGCgacaaatttttaaaggaacagaTCAAACTGGATGAAGGCTGGGTACCTTTGGAGATAATGATAAAATTTAATAGGTTAAACCGTCTAACAACAGACTTTAATGTAATAGTAGAAGCATTGAGCAAATCAAAGGCGGAACTCATGGAAATAAGTGAagataaaactaaaattagaagatCTCCAAGCAAACCCCTCCCTGAAGTGACTGATGAgtataaaaatgatgtaaaaaaCAGATCTGTTTATATTAAAGGCTTCCCAATTGATGCAACCCTTGATGACATAAAAGAATGGTTGGAAGATAAAGGTCAGGTACTAAATATTCAGATGAGAAGAACATTGCACAAAGCATTTAAGGGATCAATATTTGCTGTATTTGATACCATTGAATCTGCTAAGAAGTTTGTCGAGACCCCTGGCCAGAAGTacaaagacacagacctgctaATACTTTTCAAGGAAGAttactttgcaaaaaaaaatgaagaaagaaagcaaaataaaatcgaAGCTAAATTACGAGCTAAACAAgagcaagaagaaaaacaaaagttagcAGAAAATGCTGAAATGAAATCTCTAGAAGAAAAGATTGGCTGCTTGCTGAAATTCTCGGGGGACTTAGATGATCAGACGTGTAGAGAAGATTTGCATATCCTTTTCTCAAATCATGGTGAAATAAAATGGATAGACTTTGTCAGAGGAGCCAAAGAGGGAATAATTCTGTTTAAAGAAAAAGCTAAGGAAGCACTGGATAAAGCAAAAGACGCAAATAATGGTAACCTACAATTAAGGAACAAAGAGGTCACCTGGGAAGTACTAGAAGGAGATGTGGAAAAAGaagcattgaaaaaaataatagaagatcAACAAGAATCCCTAaacaaatggaagtcaaaaggtcgcagatttaaaggaaaaggaaagggaaataaagcCGCCCAGATTGGGTCTGCTAAAGGAAAAGTACAGTTTCAGGGCAAGAAAACTAAATTTGATAGAGATGATGAACATGATGAAAATGGTGCATCTAGACCAGTaaaaagagcaagagaagaaacagacaaagaaGAACCTGcatcaaaacaacagaaaacagaaaatggtgCCGGAGACCAGTaa